In Arsenicicoccus dermatophilus, a genomic segment contains:
- a CDS encoding YbhB/YbcL family Raf kinase inhibitor-like protein, translating to MSSLDRPVAPDPYELLPQVGSFTVTSASFQDGATMTDAQAFDSWGMDGDNVSPQLSWSGAPAGTRGYAVTCFDPDAPTPSGFWHWLLVGLPADCTELAEDAGAEHGRTLPEGAFMMANDYGLKAFGGAAPPAGDRPHRYLFAVHALDTDDLGLDDTASGAATGFTIGAHTLARAVITGMYAVPAGRD from the coding sequence ATGAGCTCACTCGACCGACCCGTCGCCCCGGACCCCTACGAGCTGCTCCCCCAGGTCGGCTCGTTCACCGTCACCAGCGCGTCCTTCCAGGACGGCGCCACGATGACCGACGCGCAGGCCTTCGACTCCTGGGGCATGGACGGCGACAACGTCTCCCCTCAGCTGTCGTGGAGCGGCGCCCCTGCCGGGACGCGGGGGTATGCCGTGACCTGCTTCGACCCGGACGCCCCCACGCCCAGCGGGTTCTGGCACTGGCTGCTCGTCGGCCTGCCCGCCGACTGCACCGAGCTGGCCGAGGACGCCGGCGCCGAGCACGGACGCACGCTGCCCGAGGGCGCTTTCATGATGGCGAACGACTACGGCCTCAAGGCCTTCGGCGGGGCGGCCCCGCCGGCGGGCGACCGTCCGCACCGTTACCTGTTCGCGGTGCACGCGCTGGACACCGACGACCTCGGCCTCGACGACACGGCGAGCGGTGCGGCCACGGGCTTCACCATCGGCGCGCACACCCTGGCCCGCGCGGTGATCACCGGGATGTATGCCGTCCCTGCCGGGCGGGACTGA
- a CDS encoding GuaB1 family IMP dehydrogenase-related protein, whose product MRFLDDQQPTLDLTYDDVFMVPARSSVTSRLDVDLSTDDGSGTTIPLVVANMTAVAGRRMAETVARRGGLVVIPQDIPVDIVAEVVRDVKSRHLVYDTPISVKPHHTCGYALGLLPKRAHGAAVVAVEDRPVGLVTEADLIGVDRFTQLSEVMSTELLTLPEGISPQDAFARLHEAHRKLAPVVGADGRLVGILTRQGALRASLYSPATDSGGHLRIATAVGINGDVAGKAAALVDAGTDLLMVDTAHGHQDKMVEALRAVRSTGLQIPVVAGNVVSAEGVRDLVEAGADIVKVGVGPGAMCTTRMQTGVGRPQFSAVLECAAAARELGRHVWADGGVRHPRDVALALAAGASNVMIGSWFAGTLESPGDLQRDADGRGYKESFGMASKRAVAHRTAAESSYDRARKALFEEGISAARMYVNPQRPSVEDLVDEIISGVRSACTYAGARSLAEFHDRAIVGLQSSSGYAEGRPLHQSW is encoded by the coding sequence GTGCGCTTCCTCGACGATCAGCAGCCGACCCTCGACCTGACCTACGACGACGTGTTCATGGTCCCGGCCAGGTCGTCGGTGACCTCCCGCCTGGACGTGGACCTGTCCACCGACGACGGCAGCGGCACCACGATCCCCCTGGTCGTCGCCAACATGACGGCGGTCGCCGGGCGGCGGATGGCCGAGACGGTGGCCCGCCGCGGCGGTCTGGTGGTCATCCCCCAGGACATCCCGGTGGACATCGTGGCCGAGGTGGTCCGCGACGTGAAGTCCCGTCACCTCGTCTACGACACCCCCATCTCGGTCAAGCCGCACCACACCTGTGGCTATGCGCTCGGCCTGCTGCCCAAGCGCGCCCACGGGGCCGCCGTGGTGGCCGTCGAGGACCGCCCCGTGGGGCTGGTCACCGAGGCGGACCTGATCGGCGTCGACCGGTTCACCCAGCTGTCGGAGGTGATGAGCACCGAGCTGCTCACCCTGCCCGAGGGGATCAGCCCGCAGGATGCCTTCGCCCGGCTGCACGAGGCGCACCGCAAGCTCGCGCCCGTCGTCGGGGCCGACGGTCGTCTCGTGGGCATCCTCACCCGCCAGGGCGCGCTGCGCGCGAGCCTCTACTCTCCCGCGACCGACTCGGGCGGCCACCTGCGGATCGCCACGGCCGTCGGCATCAACGGCGACGTCGCGGGCAAGGCCGCCGCCCTCGTCGACGCGGGAACGGACCTGCTGATGGTGGACACCGCCCACGGTCACCAGGACAAGATGGTCGAGGCGCTGCGAGCCGTGCGCTCGACCGGCCTGCAGATCCCCGTCGTGGCCGGCAACGTCGTCTCCGCCGAAGGGGTCCGCGACCTGGTCGAGGCGGGTGCCGACATCGTCAAGGTCGGCGTCGGGCCGGGCGCCATGTGCACCACCCGGATGCAGACCGGTGTCGGCCGCCCCCAGTTCAGCGCCGTGCTCGAGTGCGCCGCCGCCGCCCGCGAGCTCGGCCGGCACGTGTGGGCCGACGGCGGCGTCCGTCACCCCCGCGACGTCGCCCTGGCGCTCGCCGCGGGCGCGTCCAACGTGATGATCGGCAGCTGGTTCGCCGGGACCCTGGAGTCGCCGGGCGACCTGCAGCGGGACGCGGACGGGCGGGGTTACAAGGAGTCCTTCGGGATGGCGTCCAAGCGCGCCGTCGCTCACCGCACCGCCGCCGAGTCGAGCTACGACCGGGCCCGCAAGGCGCTCTTCGAGGAGGGCATCTCCGCCGCGCGCATGTACGTCAACCCCCAGCGCCCCTCCGTCGAGGACCTGGTCGACGAGATCATCTCCGGCGTGCGCTCGGCGTGCACCTATGCCGGGGCCCGATCGTTGGCGGAGTTCCACGACCGCGCGATCGTCGGGTTGCAGAGCTCGTCGGGCTATGCCGAGGGACGCCCGCTGCACCAGTCGTGGTGA
- a CDS encoding AAA family ATPase: MAGTSGAGKTTTAVGVGAVLGIRHVETDALHHGPGWVPRPEFLDDVRDLVAGEDWVCEWQYATARPLILARADLMVWVDPPVAVAMVQVVWRTLRRRVTRQVLWNGNVEPPLGTVLTDPDHVVRWAWRTRRKATRQVAQAQRDRPDLVVVRLRSRRARARWLRGPLARAMAGR; the protein is encoded by the coding sequence GTGGCTGGCACGAGCGGTGCCGGCAAGACCACCACGGCCGTCGGGGTGGGGGCGGTTCTCGGCATACGGCACGTGGAGACCGACGCCCTGCACCACGGCCCGGGCTGGGTGCCGCGCCCCGAGTTCCTCGACGACGTGCGCGATCTCGTGGCGGGCGAGGACTGGGTCTGCGAGTGGCAGTACGCCACCGCCCGGCCGCTGATCCTGGCCCGCGCGGACCTGATGGTGTGGGTGGACCCGCCTGTCGCCGTGGCGATGGTCCAGGTCGTCTGGCGCACGCTGCGGCGCCGCGTCACCCGCCAGGTGCTGTGGAACGGCAACGTCGAGCCACCGCTGGGCACCGTGCTCACCGACCCCGACCACGTCGTGCGCTGGGCCTGGCGCACTCGCCGCAAGGCGACGCGCCAGGTGGCGCAGGCGCAGCGGGACCGGCCGGACCTGGTGGTCGTGCGGCTGCGCTCCCGACGTGCGCGGGCTCGGTGGCTTCGCGGCCCGCTCGCCCGAGCCATGGCCGGCCGCTGA
- a CDS encoding PT domain-containing protein: MRTPLIAAGVATALTVSLAPMSVASAAPAAGEPTAPKTSGLTAVRTSAFGSGQRVTGTFDVANLDESVVKDYNQFITLQADGHFKASIPAARYFDDAKRAWAATNAVTKANMLIDKQRRELQLHGYNRQQVMGSQAVADGMTSKVLPMGEHATFQASWWGMTFTLDKVAADQLIMGLEKTQNVSKLLSLLAAIGVVIAPEASAIIGAVLGAIAVATKVVKSCRTDDGLVIKALWVPIPWCEKPKGPFQPAPKPTPTGTATPTPQPTDVPTSVPTDTPTGTPTDAPTQVPTDLPTGTPTDVPTGVPTPAPTDMPTSLPTKPLAPAAPSVMSGITDSVVRVG; this comes from the coding sequence ATGCGCACCCCCCTGATCGCGGCCGGTGTGGCCACCGCGCTCACCGTCTCACTCGCCCCCATGTCCGTCGCCTCGGCCGCGCCCGCCGCGGGCGAGCCCACGGCCCCCAAGACGTCCGGCCTGACCGCCGTCCGCACCTCGGCCTTCGGGTCCGGCCAGCGCGTCACCGGCACCTTCGACGTCGCCAACCTGGACGAGTCCGTGGTCAAGGACTACAACCAGTTCATCACGCTGCAGGCGGACGGCCACTTCAAGGCCAGCATCCCCGCGGCCCGCTACTTCGACGACGCCAAGCGCGCCTGGGCGGCCACCAACGCCGTCACCAAGGCCAACATGCTCATCGACAAGCAGCGCCGCGAGCTGCAGCTGCACGGCTACAACCGCCAGCAGGTCATGGGCTCCCAGGCCGTCGCCGACGGCATGACGAGCAAGGTGCTCCCCATGGGTGAGCACGCGACCTTCCAGGCGTCCTGGTGGGGCATGACCTTCACGCTCGACAAGGTCGCCGCCGACCAGCTGATCATGGGCCTGGAGAAGACCCAGAACGTCAGCAAGCTGCTGTCCCTCCTCGCCGCCATCGGCGTGGTCATCGCCCCCGAGGCCTCTGCCATCATCGGTGCCGTCCTGGGCGCCATCGCCGTCGCCACCAAGGTCGTCAAGTCCTGCCGCACCGACGACGGTCTGGTCATCAAGGCCCTGTGGGTCCCGATCCCGTGGTGCGAGAAGCCCAAGGGCCCCTTCCAGCCGGCGCCCAAGCCCACCCCCACGGGCACCGCCACCCCGACCCCCCAGCCCACCGACGTGCCGACCAGCGTCCCGACCGACACCCCCACCGGCACCCCGACCGACGCCCCCACGCAGGTTCCCACCGACCTGCCCACCGGCACCCCGACCGACGTCCCCACCGGTGTGCCCACCCCGGCCCCCACGGACATGCCCACCAGCCTGCCCACCAAGCCGCTCGCTCCCGCGGCCCCCTCGGTCATGTCCGGCATCACCGACTCGGTGGTCCGCGTCGGCTGA
- a CDS encoding sugar porter family MFS transporter, whose translation MPQGSRGADRQTTVQPGQMRPLVIRSALVASLGGLVFGFDTAVISGATDALQTQFALSDTALGVAVGMALLGTILGALTAGTPADRFGRKKVLFAIGLLYVVGALGSAFASGVVSFSVFRFLGGIGVGAASVCAPIYTAEIAPARVRGRLVGLVQFNIVLGILLAYLSNYLVRLLVHDEATDWRWMFGVMAVPAAVFLLMLATVPETPRWLMANGREEQGREVVGRLTQTPEEAHLQVQEIRTSLAQATNDTDVPFFQREHRKVILLAFTIAMFNQMSGINAILYYAPEVMKKAGASTDAAFLMSVAVGFMNLVATMAALTVIDRFGRRRLMLVGSIGYLVSLGFLSALMFYYENVQGGHFTSTSSVLVLAGLLVFIAAHAFGQGAVIWVFISEIFPNRIRGRGQSLGSLTHWVFAWLTSTFFPPVIGALGGGTAFAIFFLCMVGQLVWVLRVMPESKGVPLEEMEARLGLTGPAPVAAPS comes from the coding sequence GTGCCACAAGGGTCTCGAGGTGCGGACAGGCAGACGACGGTGCAGCCTGGGCAGATGAGACCCCTCGTGATCCGCAGTGCCCTGGTCGCCTCTCTCGGCGGCCTCGTCTTCGGCTTCGACACGGCCGTCATCTCCGGCGCCACCGACGCGCTCCAGACCCAGTTCGCGCTGTCGGACACCGCGCTCGGGGTCGCGGTGGGCATGGCCCTGCTGGGCACCATCCTGGGCGCTCTCACCGCGGGCACCCCGGCCGACCGCTTCGGTCGCAAGAAGGTGCTCTTCGCCATCGGTCTCCTGTATGTCGTCGGCGCGCTGGGCTCGGCCTTCGCGTCCGGCGTGGTGAGCTTCTCGGTCTTCCGCTTCCTCGGCGGCATCGGCGTGGGCGCCGCGTCGGTCTGCGCGCCGATCTACACCGCCGAGATCGCCCCGGCCCGGGTGCGCGGTCGCCTGGTCGGGCTGGTGCAGTTCAACATCGTCCTCGGGATCCTGCTGGCCTACCTGTCCAACTACCTCGTCCGCCTCCTCGTCCACGACGAGGCCACCGACTGGCGCTGGATGTTCGGGGTCATGGCGGTGCCCGCCGCGGTGTTCCTGCTGATGCTGGCCACCGTCCCGGAGACTCCCCGGTGGCTGATGGCCAACGGGCGCGAGGAGCAGGGGCGGGAGGTCGTCGGCCGGCTGACCCAGACCCCCGAGGAGGCCCACCTGCAGGTGCAGGAGATCCGGACCTCCCTCGCCCAGGCGACCAACGACACGGACGTGCCGTTCTTCCAGCGCGAGCACCGCAAGGTCATCCTGCTTGCGTTCACCATCGCGATGTTCAACCAGATGTCCGGGATCAACGCGATCCTCTACTACGCCCCCGAGGTGATGAAGAAGGCCGGGGCGAGCACGGACGCGGCCTTCCTGATGTCGGTCGCCGTGGGCTTCATGAACCTCGTCGCCACGATGGCGGCCCTCACCGTCATCGACCGTTTCGGGCGACGCCGCCTGATGCTCGTGGGGTCGATCGGCTACCTGGTCTCCCTGGGCTTCCTGTCCGCGCTGATGTTCTACTACGAGAACGTCCAGGGAGGTCACTTCACGTCGACCTCGTCGGTCCTCGTGCTCGCCGGGCTGCTGGTCTTCATCGCCGCCCATGCCTTCGGCCAGGGGGCGGTGATCTGGGTGTTCATCTCCGAGATCTTCCCCAACCGCATCCGCGGGCGGGGTCAGTCGCTGGGCTCGCTGACCCACTGGGTCTTCGCCTGGCTGACCTCCACCTTCTTCCCGCCGGTCATCGGGGCACTCGGCGGGGGAACGGCCTTCGCGATCTTCTTCCTGTGCATGGTCGGACAGCTCGTCTGGGTGCTCCGGGTCATGCCCGAGTCCAAGGGGGTCCCGCTGGAGGAGATGGAGGCCAGGCTCGGGCTGACCGGCCCGGCCCCGGTCGCCGCACCCTCCTGA
- a CDS encoding TrmH family RNA methyltransferase has product MPTWITDPDDPALVDYVGLTDVALRRRSEPERGLYMAESEKVIRRALAAGHRPRSFLMAERWLTDLADLVQDAQEQGVPVYVGAHPIIRELTGFTLHRGALAAMQRPALPAVADVLAGARRVAVLEDIVDHTNVGAIFRSAAALGVDAVLVTPRCADPLYRRSIRVSMGTVFQVPWTRIDPWPGGVGLLREHGFQVAAMALSEDSVSLDELAADPPPRLAVVLGTEGDGLSDRTVATVDTVVRIPMAGGVDSLNVAAASAVAMWALRP; this is encoded by the coding sequence ATGCCGACCTGGATCACCGACCCCGACGACCCCGCCCTCGTCGACTACGTGGGGCTCACCGACGTGGCGCTGCGACGCCGCTCGGAGCCGGAGCGCGGGCTCTACATGGCCGAGTCGGAGAAGGTCATCCGCCGGGCCCTCGCCGCCGGGCACCGGCCGCGCTCCTTCCTCATGGCCGAGCGCTGGCTCACCGACCTCGCCGACCTGGTCCAGGACGCGCAGGAGCAGGGCGTCCCGGTCTACGTCGGCGCTCACCCGATCATCCGCGAGCTGACCGGATTCACGCTCCACCGCGGTGCCCTCGCCGCGATGCAGCGCCCCGCGCTGCCCGCGGTGGCGGACGTCCTCGCCGGCGCACGACGGGTCGCGGTGCTCGAGGACATCGTCGACCACACCAACGTCGGGGCGATCTTCCGGTCGGCGGCAGCGCTGGGCGTGGACGCCGTGCTGGTCACCCCGCGGTGCGCCGACCCGCTCTACCGCCGCTCGATCCGGGTGTCGATGGGCACGGTCTTCCAGGTGCCGTGGACCCGGATCGACCCCTGGCCCGGGGGTGTGGGCCTGCTGCGGGAGCACGGCTTCCAGGTCGCGGCGATGGCCCTGTCCGAGGACTCGGTGAGCCTGGACGAGCTGGCCGCCGACCCGCCCCCGCGGCTCGCGGTCGTGCTCGGCACCGAGGGCGACGGCCTGTCGGACCGGACGGTGGCCACGGTCGACACGGTGGTGCGGATCCCGATGGCCGGGGGCGTGGACTCGCTCAACGTCGCAGCGGCCTCCGCCGTGGCGATGTGGGCCCTGCGCCCCTGA
- a CDS encoding SPFH domain-containing protein, translated as METLIVLGLLVAFAVILIARTVKIVPQQTALIIERLGSYSRTLNDGFHMLVPFIDKVRANIDLREQVVSFPPQPVITSDNLVVSIDTVIYYSVIDAKSAVYEIANFIQGIEQLTVTTLRNVIGSLDLEQTLTSRDQINAQLRGVLDEATGRWGIRVNRVELKAIDPPHSVQDSMEKQMRAERDRRAAILTAEGVKQSQILTAEGEKQSQILRAEGSAQARILEAQGQARAISQVFEAIHRGKPDQKLLAYQYLQVLPQLARGDANKLWVIPSELTEALKGIGSALGGNDKGDGSDWTPDPNPWTPTPGSPDDAFRDTQLQDPAEALREARSQAEATEREVEGHDRTRGLGRRAAAGSSAGGFTSEAISDTVEAPTPEQDVHGGQPLDPAQAAPQREGEPDGR; from the coding sequence ATGGAAACTCTGATCGTCCTGGGGCTCCTGGTGGCGTTCGCGGTGATCCTCATCGCGCGCACCGTCAAGATCGTTCCCCAGCAGACGGCGCTCATCATCGAGCGCCTCGGGTCCTACTCGCGCACCCTCAACGACGGCTTCCACATGCTGGTGCCGTTCATCGACAAGGTGCGCGCCAACATCGACCTGCGCGAGCAGGTGGTGTCCTTCCCTCCGCAGCCGGTGATCACCAGCGACAACCTCGTGGTGTCCATCGACACGGTCATCTACTACTCGGTGATCGACGCCAAGTCCGCGGTCTACGAGATCGCCAACTTCATCCAGGGCATCGAGCAGCTCACCGTCACCACCCTGCGCAACGTCATCGGCTCGCTGGACCTGGAGCAGACGCTGACCAGCCGCGACCAGATCAACGCCCAGCTGCGCGGGGTGCTCGACGAGGCCACCGGCCGGTGGGGCATCCGCGTCAACCGCGTGGAGCTCAAGGCCATCGACCCGCCGCACTCGGTGCAGGACTCGATGGAGAAGCAGATGCGTGCCGAGCGCGACCGGCGCGCCGCGATCCTCACCGCCGAGGGAGTCAAGCAGTCCCAGATCCTCACCGCCGAGGGTGAGAAGCAGTCCCAGATCCTGCGCGCCGAGGGCTCGGCCCAGGCCCGCATCCTGGAGGCGCAGGGTCAGGCGCGCGCCATCTCCCAGGTCTTCGAGGCCATCCACCGCGGCAAGCCGGACCAGAAGCTCCTGGCCTACCAGTACCTCCAGGTGCTGCCCCAGCTCGCCCGCGGCGACGCCAACAAGCTGTGGGTCATCCCGTCCGAGCTGACCGAGGCCCTCAAGGGCATCGGGTCGGCGCTGGGTGGCAACGACAAGGGCGACGGCAGCGACTGGACGCCCGACCCCAACCCGTGGACCCCGACGCCCGGCAGCCCCGACGACGCCTTCCGCGACACCCAGCTGCAGGACCCCGCGGAGGCCCTGCGCGAGGCGCGCAGCCAGGCCGAGGCCACCGAGCGCGAGGTGGAGGGCCACGACCGCACGCGCGGTCTCGGCCGTCGGGCCGCGGCCGGGAGCAGCGCCGGGGGCTTCACCTCCGAGGCCATCTCGGACACCGTCGAGGCCCCCACGCCGGAGCAGGACGTCCACGGCGGCCAGCCCCTCGACCCCGCCCAGGCGGCGCCGCAGCGCGAGGGCGAGCCCGACGGCCGCTGA
- a CDS encoding NfeD family protein, whose amino-acid sequence MEWFADNGWLAWVGLALICGAVEAATVDFFFLMLAGGSLAGAIAAAAGLGFPPQVVVAVVVAIVLLGAVRPLVKRHLAVAPDRSIGTAAHIGRAALVTETVTATSGLVKLAGEVWTARTRPGHPAIPPGHEVRVVSIEGATVVVTDPSAPEGF is encoded by the coding sequence ATGGAGTGGTTCGCCGACAACGGATGGTTGGCCTGGGTGGGGCTGGCGCTGATCTGCGGCGCCGTCGAGGCCGCCACCGTCGACTTCTTCTTCCTGATGCTCGCCGGGGGGTCGCTCGCAGGGGCGATCGCCGCCGCGGCGGGCCTGGGCTTCCCGCCCCAGGTGGTGGTCGCGGTGGTCGTGGCCATCGTGCTGCTGGGGGCGGTGCGTCCGCTGGTCAAGCGGCACCTGGCCGTCGCCCCTGACCGGAGCATCGGCACCGCCGCCCACATCGGGCGTGCGGCGCTGGTCACCGAGACCGTCACCGCCACCAGCGGGCTGGTCAAGCTCGCCGGCGAGGTGTGGACCGCACGCACGCGGCCCGGGCACCCCGCCATACCGCCCGGGCACGAGGTCCGGGTGGTCTCCATCGAGGGGGCAACCGTCGTCGTCACCGACCCGTCCGCCCCGGAAGGCTTCTGA
- a CDS encoding ABC transporter ATP-binding protein, protein MSDVLEFDDVTVRRGDTTLVEGIDWEVEEGQRWVVLGPNGAGKSTLLQLAAARMHPSSGRATVLGETLGRVDVFELRPRIGLASALTAEQIPGDERVRDVVLTASYAVIGRWRESYDRLDAERADELLAALGVGHLAARTFGTLSEGERKRVQIARALMTDPELMLLDEPAAGLDLGGREDLVRRLGQIAQDLTSPALVLVTHHVEEIPPGFTDVLLLRDGMVVAAGPIEITLTEAALSDTFGLDLVLEQHGDRWAARARQ, encoded by the coding sequence ATGAGCGATGTCCTCGAGTTCGACGATGTCACGGTCCGACGGGGCGACACCACGCTGGTCGAGGGGATCGACTGGGAGGTCGAGGAGGGGCAGCGCTGGGTGGTGCTGGGGCCCAACGGTGCCGGCAAGTCCACGCTGCTGCAGCTGGCCGCCGCGCGCATGCACCCGAGCAGCGGCCGGGCCACGGTGCTCGGCGAGACCCTCGGGCGGGTCGACGTGTTCGAGCTGCGGCCCCGCATCGGGCTGGCGAGCGCGCTGACGGCGGAGCAGATCCCGGGTGACGAGCGGGTCCGTGACGTGGTGCTGACCGCGTCCTACGCCGTGATCGGTCGCTGGCGCGAGAGCTACGACCGCCTGGACGCGGAGCGCGCCGACGAGCTGCTGGCCGCCCTCGGGGTGGGGCACCTGGCCGCGCGCACCTTCGGCACCCTGTCCGAGGGGGAGCGCAAGCGCGTGCAGATCGCCCGCGCCCTGATGACCGACCCCGAGCTGATGCTCCTGGACGAGCCCGCGGCCGGGCTCGACCTGGGCGGGCGCGAGGACCTGGTGCGCCGCCTGGGCCAGATCGCGCAGGACCTGACGTCCCCCGCGCTGGTCCTGGTCACCCACCACGTGGAGGAGATCCCTCCCGGGTTCACCGACGTGCTGCTGCTGCGCGACGGGATGGTCGTGGCCGCCGGTCCGATCGAGATCACCCTCACCGAGGCCGCCCTGTCCGACACCTTCGGGCTGGACCTGGTGCTCGAGCAGCACGGCGACCGCTGGGCGGCGCGCGCGAGGCAGTGA
- the glgC gene encoding glucose-1-phosphate adenylyltransferase, with protein MYNRRGHKKVLAIVLAGGEGKRLMPLTADRAKPAVPFGGSYRLIDFALSNVVNSGYLKVVVLTQYKSHSLDRHVAQTWTMSTMLGNYVTNVPAQQRIGKEWYRGSADAIYQSLNLIRDEDPDIVVVVGADHVYRMDFSQMVAQHVDTDAACTVAAIRQPIQLADQFGVIDVDPQDPRFIREFLEKPQNPVGLPDAPHEVLASMGNYVFSTEALVEALHTDVEREDTKHDMGGDIVPAFVDQGSACVYDFKDNDVPGTTERDHGYWRDVGTMDSYYDAHMELCSLDPVFNLYNNEWPLFTHMPSMPPAKFVTGMASRAAQVTNSMVCAGSIVSGAEVSTSVLSPGVRVNSYATVEGSVLLDGVHVNRNATVHRAILDKGVVVPQGVMVGVDKDHDRHRGFYVTDSGITVVGKGVHVPQ; from the coding sequence ATGTACAACCGTCGCGGTCACAAGAAGGTCCTTGCCATCGTCCTCGCGGGGGGCGAGGGCAAGCGCCTGATGCCCCTCACCGCCGACCGGGCCAAGCCGGCCGTCCCCTTCGGCGGGTCCTACCGCCTCATCGACTTCGCCCTGTCCAACGTCGTCAACAGCGGCTACCTCAAGGTCGTCGTGCTGACGCAGTACAAGTCGCACAGCCTGGACCGTCACGTCGCCCAGACCTGGACGATGTCGACGATGCTCGGCAACTACGTCACCAACGTCCCCGCCCAGCAGCGGATCGGCAAGGAGTGGTACCGCGGCAGCGCCGACGCGATCTACCAGTCCCTCAACCTGATCCGCGACGAGGACCCGGACATCGTGGTCGTCGTCGGCGCGGACCACGTCTATCGCATGGACTTCTCGCAGATGGTGGCCCAGCACGTCGACACCGACGCGGCCTGCACGGTCGCGGCGATCCGGCAGCCGATCCAGCTGGCCGACCAGTTCGGGGTCATCGACGTCGACCCGCAGGACCCGCGGTTCATCCGCGAGTTCCTCGAGAAGCCGCAGAACCCCGTGGGCCTGCCCGACGCCCCGCACGAGGTGCTGGCCTCCATGGGCAACTACGTCTTCAGCACCGAGGCCCTCGTCGAGGCGCTGCACACGGACGTGGAGCGCGAGGACACCAAGCACGACATGGGCGGCGACATCGTGCCGGCCTTCGTCGACCAGGGCTCGGCCTGCGTCTACGACTTCAAGGACAACGACGTCCCCGGCACCACCGAGCGCGACCACGGCTACTGGCGCGACGTCGGCACCATGGACTCCTACTACGACGCGCACATGGAGCTGTGCTCGCTCGACCCGGTGTTCAACCTCTACAACAACGAGTGGCCGCTGTTCACGCACATGCCGTCGATGCCCCCGGCGAAGTTCGTGACCGGTATGGCGTCGCGCGCCGCCCAGGTCACCAACTCCATGGTCTGCGCGGGGAGCATCGTGTCCGGCGCGGAGGTCTCCACGTCGGTCCTGTCCCCCGGTGTCCGGGTGAACTCCTACGCCACCGTGGAGGGCTCGGTGCTCCTCGACGGGGTGCACGTCAACCGCAACGCCACCGTCCACCGCGCCATCCTGGACAAGGGGGTCGTCGTCCCGCAGGGCGTCATGGTCGGCGTCGACAAGGACCACGACCGGCACCGCGGCTTCTACGTCACCGACTCGGGGATCACCGTGGTCGGCAAGGGGGTCCACGTCCCCCAGTGA
- the serB gene encoding phosphoserine phosphatase SerB codes for MTAPDLPARVVLRDRAAVDRTRAALREGPLLLVSDVDSTLVQDEVIELLARHAGTEAEVAAVTSAAMRGELDFAASLHARVATLAGLDVAVLDAVRAAVRVTLGARELVAAVHAAGGVVGVVSGGFLEVVQPLADTLGLDHAHANRLEVAGGRLTGRVLGDVVDRATKARMLLTWAQAHGIPPERTIGVGDGANDLDLVAAAGLGVAYAAKPALAERADVCLPGPRLDDLLTVLGLPAA; via the coding sequence GTGACCGCCCCCGACCTGCCCGCCCGCGTGGTGCTGCGCGACCGCGCCGCCGTCGACCGGACCCGCGCCGCGCTGCGCGAAGGGCCGCTGCTGCTGGTCAGCGACGTGGACTCGACGCTCGTCCAGGACGAGGTCATCGAGCTCCTCGCTCGGCACGCGGGCACCGAGGCCGAGGTGGCCGCGGTCACCTCGGCGGCGATGCGCGGCGAGCTGGACTTCGCCGCCAGCCTGCACGCCCGGGTGGCGACGCTGGCGGGGCTGGACGTGGCGGTGCTCGACGCGGTGCGGGCCGCGGTGCGGGTGACGCTCGGGGCCCGGGAGCTCGTGGCCGCGGTCCACGCGGCGGGCGGGGTCGTCGGGGTGGTGTCCGGGGGCTTCCTGGAGGTGGTGCAGCCGCTGGCGGACACGCTCGGCCTGGACCACGCCCACGCCAACCGGCTCGAGGTGGCGGGCGGGCGACTCACCGGCCGCGTCCTCGGCGACGTGGTGGACCGGGCGACCAAGGCGCGCATGCTGCTGACCTGGGCGCAGGCTCACGGCATACCGCCGGAGCGGACGATCGGGGTGGGCGACGGCGCCAACGACCTCGACCTGGTCGCCGCCGCCGGTCTCGGGGTGGCCTACGCCGCCAAGCCGGCCCTCGCCGAGCGTGCCGACGTGTGCCTGCCGGGGCCGCGGCTGGACGACCTGCTGACGGTCCTCGGGCTGCCCGCCGCGTGA